The Bryobacteraceae bacterium genome includes a window with the following:
- a CDS encoding protein archease yields the protein MADYELLDHTADTGFRVRAASLEELFVKAAEALVSIAVNPSCAVPVESRLLRCTGATLEDRFINWLNEVLWLLDGERFLPVHFDDLRLEGDDVSALACGEPRDDARHPPRIVVKAATFHQLVIREHNGMWEAEVFLDI from the coding sequence ATGGCGGACTACGAGCTGCTCGACCATACGGCGGACACGGGGTTCCGCGTCCGCGCCGCGAGCCTCGAAGAGCTGTTCGTCAAAGCGGCGGAAGCGCTGGTGTCGATCGCGGTGAATCCTTCATGCGCCGTCCCGGTGGAGAGCCGTCTGCTGCGCTGCACGGGCGCGACTCTCGAGGACCGGTTCATCAACTGGCTGAACGAAGTGCTCTGGCTGCTGGACGGAGAGCGCTTCCTGCCCGTGCATTTCGACGATCTCCGGCTGGAGGGCGATGACGTCAGCGCCCTGGCCTGCGGCGAGCCGCGCGACGACGCGCGCCACCCGCCGCGGATCGTGGTGAAGGCGGCCACCTTTCATCAACTTGTCATCCGTGAGCACAATGGCATGTGGGAGGCCGAGGTCTTCCTCGACATCTGA
- a CDS encoding N-acetyltransferase yields the protein MHEVRRARPEEAPVLLQLILGLAEYEKLEPPDEAAQQRLVRDIFGEKPRLEAWLVFVDGEAAGYALVFETYSSFLALPTLYLEDIFVKPEHRGRGAGKALFLRLVEEAERRGCGRMEWVVLDWNRPALDFYERFGARRLNEWITMRLTRADFGRILKE from the coding sequence ATGCATGAAGTCCGCCGCGCGCGCCCCGAGGAGGCGCCGGTTCTTCTCCAGCTGATCCTCGGTCTGGCTGAATACGAAAAGCTCGAACCGCCGGACGAAGCGGCGCAGCAGCGGCTGGTGCGAGACATCTTCGGCGAGAAGCCGCGGCTGGAAGCGTGGCTCGTGTTCGTGGACGGAGAGGCGGCGGGCTACGCCCTCGTGTTTGAAACCTATTCCAGCTTTCTTGCTTTGCCCACGCTGTATCTCGAGGACATCTTCGTGAAGCCCGAGCACCGCGGCCGCGGCGCGGGCAAGGCGCTTTTCCTGCGCCTGGTGGAAGAAGCGGAGCGACGGGGCTGCGGGCGCATGGAGTGGGTGGTGCTGGACTGGAACCGGCCGGCGCTCGACTTTTACGAGCGCTTCGGCGCGCGCCGCCTCAACGAATGGATCACCATGCGGCTGACGCGTGCAGACTTCGGGCGGATTCTGAAAGAATGA
- a CDS encoding membrane protein, translating to MKLRLPALDALRGLIMVLMALDHASLLLARVHPFEMWNQPLPAYGSASWFFTRWLTHLCAPGFFLLMGAGMALLEASRRERGWSGARVRRFFLLRGAVLVVISYAFEVAPMALMAHSGRDAMSVSPVVLGVLVTLGLSMMAAAWMLGLAARWWFAIGAAAVLAPNLLLPWLSAERAQHALALLLVSPGQSGLVTSGYPVLPWFGICALGVGLGHLLRRGAERTLQAALPAGLALVALFVLVRASGGFGNLRLAEGSGWMAWLTVVKYPPSLAFASLMIGLDLVLLSLLHRSQDRLGALIRVLLVYGQAPLLFYIAHFYLFGAVSMIAFSRQPSPQWLLYPLWLAGCAALYYPCLRFREFKRKQPESSLWRML from the coding sequence ATGAAGCTGCGCCTGCCCGCGCTCGATGCGCTCCGCGGGCTGATCATGGTGCTGATGGCGCTGGACCACGCCTCGCTGCTGCTGGCGCGCGTCCATCCTTTCGAGATGTGGAACCAGCCGCTGCCAGCCTACGGGAGCGCGTCGTGGTTCTTCACGCGCTGGCTGACGCACCTGTGCGCGCCGGGATTCTTCCTTCTGATGGGGGCGGGCATGGCGCTGCTGGAAGCGTCGCGGCGCGAGCGGGGCTGGAGCGGGGCGCGGGTGCGGCGGTTCTTTCTGCTGCGCGGAGCGGTGCTCGTAGTCATCAGTTATGCCTTCGAAGTCGCGCCGATGGCTCTGATGGCGCATTCCGGGCGCGACGCGATGTCGGTATCGCCGGTGGTGCTGGGAGTCCTGGTGACGCTGGGGCTCAGCATGATGGCGGCAGCATGGATGTTGGGGCTGGCGGCGCGCTGGTGGTTCGCCATTGGGGCTGCCGCGGTGCTCGCGCCCAACCTGCTGCTGCCGTGGCTCAGCGCTGAGCGGGCGCAGCATGCGCTCGCGCTGCTGCTGGTGTCGCCGGGGCAGTCGGGGCTCGTCACGAGCGGATATCCCGTGCTGCCGTGGTTCGGCATCTGCGCGCTGGGCGTGGGATTGGGGCATCTGCTGCGGCGCGGCGCGGAGCGCACTCTGCAGGCGGCTCTGCCCGCGGGGCTCGCGCTCGTCGCCCTGTTCGTTCTGGTGCGCGCCAGCGGCGGATTCGGCAACCTGCGGCTGGCGGAAGGATCGGGATGGATGGCGTGGCTCACAGTCGTGAAATATCCGCCAAGTCTGGCCTTCGCGTCGCTGATGATCGGGCTGGATCTGGTGCTGCTGTCGCTGCTGCACCGTTCCCAGGATCGCCTCGGCGCACTGATCCGCGTGCTTCTGGTATACGGGCAGGCGCCGCTGCTGTTTTACATCGCGCACTTCTACCTGTTCGGCGCCGTTTCCATGATCGCCTTCAGCCGCCAGCCGTCGCCGCAGTGGCTGCTCTATCCGCTGTGGCTCGCAGGGTGCGCGGCACTCTACTATCCCTGCCTGCGGTTTCGCGAATTCAAGCGGAAGCAGCCGGAGAGCTCGCTGTGGCGGATGCTGTGA
- a CDS encoding RNA-splicing ligase RtcB — protein MLIEHVDEVRHRIPKGARHGMRTDVLFYASGPILEQVEKDRALEQAMNVACLPGIVGPSLAMPDIHQGYGFPIGGVAAMDWDSGVVSPGGVGYDINCGVRLIRTNLEKDEVRARLKELVDQVFRDVPCGVGGKGHLDISEKQLNQILEQGAEWMVEHGYGEPSDIEHCEERGCLAAASAGEVSARAKERGRPQIGTLGSGNHFLEIQFVHRVHDEEAARCYGLEEGQVVVLIHSGSRGLGHQVCTDFLAQMGAAMKKYGITLPDRQLACVPIQSPEGQSYLKAMRAAANFAWANRQAMLHFVRGSFQKVFGKHVRLGLIYDVCHNIAKREKYEYNGRTVDVLVHRKGATRAFPPRHPEIPADYRPVGQPVLIPGSMGTASWVLAGCEGAMKESFGSVCHGAGRLLSRHAAKHGRDARAVQRQLEERGILVRSETRDGIIEEVPEAYKDVDEVIEVVHQAGLARKVARLRPMGVIKG, from the coding sequence ATGCTGATCGAACACGTCGACGAAGTCCGCCACCGGATTCCGAAGGGCGCGCGCCACGGCATGCGCACCGATGTGCTGTTCTACGCGAGCGGGCCGATTCTGGAGCAGGTCGAGAAGGACCGCGCGCTCGAGCAGGCGATGAACGTCGCCTGCCTGCCCGGCATCGTCGGACCGTCGCTGGCCATGCCCGACATCCACCAGGGATACGGGTTCCCGATCGGCGGCGTGGCGGCGATGGACTGGGACAGCGGCGTGGTGAGCCCCGGCGGCGTGGGCTACGACATCAACTGCGGCGTGCGGCTGATCCGGACGAATCTCGAAAAGGACGAGGTGCGGGCCCGGCTGAAAGAGCTGGTCGACCAAGTGTTCCGCGACGTGCCCTGCGGCGTCGGCGGCAAGGGCCATCTCGACATCAGCGAGAAGCAGCTGAACCAGATTCTGGAGCAGGGCGCGGAGTGGATGGTCGAGCACGGCTACGGCGAGCCGTCCGACATCGAGCACTGCGAGGAGCGCGGCTGCCTGGCGGCAGCGAGCGCCGGCGAGGTGAGCGCGCGCGCCAAAGAGCGCGGCCGGCCGCAGATCGGCACGCTGGGCAGCGGGAACCACTTCCTCGAGATTCAGTTCGTCCACCGCGTGCACGATGAAGAGGCGGCGCGGTGCTACGGGCTGGAGGAGGGCCAGGTGGTGGTGCTGATCCACAGCGGCTCGCGCGGGCTGGGCCATCAGGTCTGCACGGATTTCCTGGCGCAGATGGGCGCGGCGATGAAGAAATACGGCATCACGCTGCCGGACCGGCAACTGGCGTGCGTGCCCATCCAGAGCCCGGAGGGCCAGTCGTATCTGAAGGCCATGCGCGCAGCGGCCAACTTCGCCTGGGCCAACCGGCAGGCCATGCTGCATTTCGTCCGGGGCTCGTTCCAGAAGGTATTCGGCAAGCACGTGCGGCTCGGGCTGATTTACGACGTCTGCCACAACATCGCCAAGCGCGAGAAGTACGAATACAACGGCCGCACGGTGGACGTGCTGGTGCACCGCAAGGGGGCCACGCGGGCGTTCCCGCCGCGTCATCCGGAGATTCCCGCCGATTACCGCCCGGTGGGCCAGCCGGTGCTGATCCCCGGCAGCATGGGCACGGCTTCGTGGGTGCTGGCCGGCTGCGAAGGAGCGATGAAGGAGAGTTTCGGCAGCGTCTGCCATGGGGCCGGGCGGCTGCTGAGCCGCCATGCGGCCAAGCATGGCCGGGACGCGCGCGCGGTGCAGCGGCAGCTGGAGGAGCGCGGCATTCTGGTGCGCAGCGAGACGCGCGACGGCATCATCGAGGAGGTGCCGGAGGCGTACAAGGACGTCGACGAGGTGATCGAGGTGGTGCATCAGGCGGGGCTGGCGCGGAAGGTGGCGCGTCTGCGTCCCATGGGCGTGATCAAAGGCTGA